From one Humulus lupulus chromosome 8, drHumLupu1.1, whole genome shotgun sequence genomic stretch:
- the LOC133796279 gene encoding uncharacterized protein LOC133796279 codes for MQKQISHILASKVKSAIREEIGDAKFCIIVYEARDESKKEQMSIALRFVDKDGYAQQHSFGLIHDEDSMASTLKQGVFSILSNHTFDVQSIRGQGYDGASNMYGQWNGLQALISSECPYAYYVHCFAHRLQLALNNNQLKVAQATNIAHLLEIDELESGKGLNPIGSLQMASHTCWSSHLKSISILIKMFSATCDGLLNIIENGTTPAQRGDADAAYEAVTSFEFVFISHLMKKVLEISNMLCQALQLQSQDILNAMHMVSSTKILIQKLREDGWDELVNEVKYFCEAINIHVPNFDAQYVGRRGKARRQQDDITVKHYFKVYIFNTVIDSHLQEINNKFNDDTVELLILSLALDPIEMHVSFKTYASWYQKFTHKTLQNMR; via the exons ATGCAAAAACAAATTTCACATATTTTGGCATCTAAAGTGAAGAGCGCAATTCGTGAAGAAATCGGTGATGCAAAATTTTGTATAATAGTTTATGAGGCACGAGATGAATCTAAAAAGGAACAGATGTCAATTGCTTTGAGATTTGTTGACAAAGATGGCTATGCGCAACAGCATTCTTTTGGGCTTATTCATGACGAAGACTCTATGGCTTCAACATTGAAACAAGGTGTATTTTCTATCCTCTCTAATCATACATTTGATGTTCAGTCTATCCGAGGACAAGGTTACGATGGTGCAAGTAATATGTATGGACAATGGAATGGCTTACAAGCTTTAATTTCAAGTGAATGTCCTTATGCTTATTATGTTCATTGTTTTGCACATCGTTTGCAATTAGCATTA AATAATAACCAATTAAAAGTTGCTCAAGCTACAAATATTGCTCATTTACTTGAGATTGATGAGCTTGAGAGTGGGAAAGGACTCAATCCAATTGGTTCTTTACAAATGGCAAGTCATACTTGTTGGAGCTCTCACTTGAAGTCTATTTCTATCTTGATAAAAATGTTTAGTGCAACATGTGATGGTTTATTGAATATTATTGAAAATGGCACTACACCTGCTCAACGAGGAGATGCGGATGCAGCTTATGAGGCAGTAACttcttttgaatttgttttcaTTTCGCATCTTATGAAAAAAGTTCTAGAGATTTCTAATATGCTTTGTCAAGCTTTGCAACTTCAATCTCAAGATATTTTAAATGCAATGCATATGGTTTCATCTACTAAGATTCTCATTCAAAAACTAAGAGAAGATGGATGGGATGAATTAGTTAACGAGGTGAAATATTTTTGTGAAGCTATTAATATACATGTGCCAAATTTTGATGCTCAATATGTTGGAAGAAGAGGAAAGGCTCGTCGTCAACAAGATGACATTACAGTGAagcattatttcaaagtttatatttttaatacaGTGATAGACTCTCACTTGCAAGAAATAAACAATAAATTCAATGATGACACTGTGGAATTACTCATTCTTAGTTTAGCTTTAGATCCAATAGAGATGCATGTATCATTCAAAACATATGCAAGTTGGTACCAAAAATTTACCCACAAGACTTTACAGAACATGAGATGA
- the LOC133796280 gene encoding uncharacterized protein LOC133796280 — translation MKGNRGCKSNYPKNYASTTTVGNDCFPIYRRSNKGMTVKVRGQNLDNRWVVPYNPYLLATFDSHINVEICSIIKAVKYLYKYIYKGHDRVTFNLVSETNNQQVDEIQQFQSTRWIASPKAMWRIYGFIINEMSPAVYSLHLHLKDQHLVTFQANDDLINILNLDRSRKTILTQFFALN, via the coding sequence ATGAAAGGAAATCGTGGATGCAAAAGTAATTATCCAAAGAATTATGCATCTACAACAACTGTTGGAAACGATTGCTTCCCAATATATAGGCGCTCAAACAAGGGAATGACTGTGAAGGTCCGAGGACAAAATCTAGACAATCGTTGGGTTGTTCCATACAACCCGTATCTCCTTGCAACATTTGACTCTCACATTAATGTAGAGATTTGTTCTATAATAAAAGCAGTGAAATATCTTTACAAGTACATTTATAAAGGTCATGATCGTGTCACTTTCAACCTGGTTTCTGAAACAAACAACCAACAAGTTGATGAAATCCAACAATTCCAGTCAACCCGTTGGATTGCTTCCCCAAAAGCAATGTGGAGAATATATGGATTTATTATCAATGAGATGTCCCCAGCAGTGTATAGTTTGCATTTACATCTGAAGGATCAACACCTGGTCACTTTCCAAGCAAACGACGATCTAATTAACATCCTCAATTTAGACCGTTCTAGAAAAACTATactaacacaattctttgcattaAATTGA
- the LOC133796281 gene encoding uncharacterized protein LOC133796281 — protein MYVKIETSRLDYFRGKQQHIRSELYQGIVDTITLGETNPSNVGKQIILPSSFIGGPRDMRKRYMEAMALVQRYGKLDIFLTMTCNPNWPEITNELSPHEESQNRPDLVVRVFRAKLEELKDQLFKRKIFGKVSAYVYVIEHQKRGLPQAHFLIILQNEWKLHAPESFDEIVSAEILDKNTNIHLHNVVVKHMMHGPCGVLNPSNV, from the coding sequence ATGTATGTGAAGATCGAGACCTCAAGACTAGATTATTTTAGAGGCAAGCAACAACATATTCGATCAGAGTTGTATCAAGGTATTGTTGATACAATTACGCTTGGGGAAACAAATCCTTCTAATGTTGGGAAACAGATTATACTCCCATCTTCTTTTATTGGAGGTCCAAGAGACATGAGAAAAAGATATATGGAAGCAATGGCTTTAGTTCAACGTTATGGCAAACTTGACATTTTCTTAACGATGACATGCAATCCAAACTGGCCAGAAATTACAAATGAACTAAGTCCACACGAGGAGAGTCAAAATCGACCTGATTTGGTTGTTCGAGTCTTTCGTGCGAAATTAGAAGAATTAAAGGACCAATTATTCAAAAGGAAAATATTCGGAAAAGTGTCAGCATATGTCTATGTTATTGAGCACCAAAAAAGGGGTCTTCCACAAGCCCACTTTTTAATTATCTTACAAAATGAGTGGAAACTCCATGCACCAGAATCTTTTGATGAGATCGTATCAGCAGAGATACTTGATAAAAATACAAATATCCACCTCCATAACGTTGTTGTGAAGCACATGATGCATGGACCATGTGGAGTATTGAATCCATCAAATGTTTGA